From a single Glycine soja cultivar W05 chromosome 19, ASM419377v2, whole genome shotgun sequence genomic region:
- the LOC114400333 gene encoding uncharacterized protein LOC114400333 isoform X2, which produces METEERNQKGCKASEPEFFLQWGNRKRLRCVRVKDPRISARLNGGIRRKLGSALDHHRSGFTVPEKEISHHHHHHHQQPNRLTRNSDGAILRSSAGETRKSASPEKEDRYYTTRGSAEENGKVTGDGNNGEERALVWPKLYITLSSKEKEEDFLAMKGCKLPQRPKKRAKIIQRSLLLVSPGAWLSDMCQERYEVREKKSNKKRPRGLKAMGSMESDSE; this is translated from the exons ATGGAGACAGAAGAGAGGAACCAGAAAGGGTGCAAGGCTTCGGAGCCAGAGTTTTTCTTGCAGTGGGGGAACAGGAAGAGGCTGAGATGTGTGAGGGTGAAGGACCCTCGGATTTCAGCGAGACTCAACGGTGGAATCAGAAGGAAACTTGGTTCTGCACTGGATCATCATCGCTCTGGGTTCACTGTGCCCGAGAAAGAAATCtctcatcaccaccaccaccaccatcaacaACCTAATCGCCTTACAAG GAATTCCGACGGGGCGATTCTCCGGTCGTCGGCCGGCGAGACTAGGAAATCGGCGTCGCCGGAGAAGGAGGACCGGTACTACACGACGCGGGGTTCGGCGGAGGAGAACGGCAAGGTCACCGGCGACGGCAACAACGGCGAGGAACGTGCCCTAGTTTGGCCCAAGCTCTACATCACTCTCTCAAGCAAGGAGAAAGAGGAAGACTTTCTCGCCATGAAGGGTTGTAAGCTTCCTCAGCGACCCAAAAAGAGAGCCAAAATCATCCAAAGAAGCTTACtt TTGGTGAGTCCTGGGGCGTGGTTGTCTGATATGTGCCAAGAAAGATATGAAGTTAGGGAGAAGAAAAGTAACAAGAAG AGACCAAGAGGGTTGAAGGCTATGGGAAGCATGGAAAGCGATTctgaatga
- the LOC114400333 gene encoding uncharacterized protein LOC114400333 isoform X1: METEERNQKGCKASEPEFFLQWGNRKRLRCVRVKDPRISARLNGGIRRKLGSALDHHRSGFTVPEKEISHHHHHHHQQPNRLTRNSDGAILRSSAGETRKSASPEKEDRYYTTRGSAEENGKVTGDGNNGEERALVWPKLYITLSSKEKEEDFLAMKGCKLPQRPKKRAKIIQRSLLLVSPGAWLSDMCQERYEVREKKSNKKLCTTRLIYSLGLQRPRGLKAMGSMESDSE; encoded by the exons ATGGAGACAGAAGAGAGGAACCAGAAAGGGTGCAAGGCTTCGGAGCCAGAGTTTTTCTTGCAGTGGGGGAACAGGAAGAGGCTGAGATGTGTGAGGGTGAAGGACCCTCGGATTTCAGCGAGACTCAACGGTGGAATCAGAAGGAAACTTGGTTCTGCACTGGATCATCATCGCTCTGGGTTCACTGTGCCCGAGAAAGAAATCtctcatcaccaccaccaccaccatcaacaACCTAATCGCCTTACAAG GAATTCCGACGGGGCGATTCTCCGGTCGTCGGCCGGCGAGACTAGGAAATCGGCGTCGCCGGAGAAGGAGGACCGGTACTACACGACGCGGGGTTCGGCGGAGGAGAACGGCAAGGTCACCGGCGACGGCAACAACGGCGAGGAACGTGCCCTAGTTTGGCCCAAGCTCTACATCACTCTCTCAAGCAAGGAGAAAGAGGAAGACTTTCTCGCCATGAAGGGTTGTAAGCTTCCTCAGCGACCCAAAAAGAGAGCCAAAATCATCCAAAGAAGCTTACtt TTGGTGAGTCCTGGGGCGTGGTTGTCTGATATGTGCCAAGAAAGATATGAAGTTAGGGAGAAGAAAAGTAACAAGAAG TTATGTACCACACGGCTTATATATTCTCTTGGATTGCAGAGACCAAGAGGGTTGAAGGCTATGGGAAGCATGGAAAGCGATTctgaatga